The window TTTTCCAATAAAGTCTCTTTGCTCATAATGAAACCCCCGCTGACGATTAGCGGCCTGTCTTCCCACAAGCCGCTCGGCCAAAAGCTGAATATGTCATGCGGGATAATACAACATATTGCAACAATACAACAGTTAGAACCCTAAGTCAATAGTACCATTCCACCGGAACAATGTTTTTACATTGACCCCGGTTTATTTTTAGGTTGGGAGGATTGACGGCGAAGGCTCAGTCCAGTAGGAGGCCGCAGATGGAAACCAGCGAGGTGTCGGTCGGGTCGGCCGGGCATTGGTCATAGGCGACCTGCCGGCCGCCACTCGTTTCCAGAAAGCGCAGCATCAGATAGAGGGGGGAAAAGCCGCAGATGCGATTGCGATCGCCCACGTTCCAGATTTGGCGGTAGTAATCGGCGGCATCGCCGCGCAGCGCGGCGGCCATCAGCTGCTGGTCGTGGTCGGCCAGCCGGGCGCGCCGCTTCTCGTCCATGGCGAACGAATCGCCGAAGGCCGGGCCGACGTGGGCCAGATCGACCGAGGCCACGGCCAGCACGCGCCGGCCGCGGGTCGCTTCGCGCAGGGCGGCCAGAAATCGTACGAAGGGGGGATGGTCGGCCGGGTGCGCCCCGTTATGCAGGAAATGGTGGAACGAGCCGATCAGGATGGGGATCATCGGGCAGGGGGCGCGGCCGGCCTGGTGGAAGGTGTGGTGGAGCCAGACGGCCGACAGCTCGACCGAGTGCTCATTGCGGTGGTTCAACTCTTCGGCATAAGCCGCCTCGGGGCCGATACTCTCGGCCAGCCGGTCGATGAGCGCCGGATCGTTGGGCAACACGCCGTAGGGGGTAGCGTAGGGTTGGCGCGTCAGGGTGATGCTGCCGGGGCGGCCGTTGTGATCGGTGCCGAAGATGAGCACGACGTCGGCTTGCAGTATACTCGGTGTGGCCCGCCGCCAGACGCGAGCATAGACCGGCCCGCCGCGCCCATAGTCGATGTGGGGCGAGACAACGCCGCGCCCGCGCCAAGGCTCGGCCTCGCTCTCGTCATCCTCCGCGCCATACTGCCGGAATAGTTCGGCCAAATCGTCCGGCGCGGCGGGATAGCTCAGATCGGCCAGAGCCGGCGGCCGGTATGGCTGGCGCCGATAGTCGTCAAGCAGGCGGCGGCGCTGCGCCTCAAAGCGTTCATTGATGAGTAGATAGGCCTTGTCCAGTTCGGCCAGGGCCTCGGTCACCACGGACAGGGGCACTTCCTCGCCCAGTTGCGCGGCCAGCTCGCTCTGGATTTCTTCCGGCGTGCGCGTGCCATCGCACAATAGCAGCATCTGGGCCAGGGCTTGGGGGAAGATCAGTTGCCGCTCGCCCAGTTGCCAGGGATCGCGCAGCAGCCACATCGGCCGGCCGTGATGGCTGACCGGCTGAAAGTCGAGGGAGCGCAGGTGGGGCTTGCTCACGGACGGCATTGGTTAGGGTGTGGCGCGTGGCTCAGGGGCAGACCGGGGCAAAGCCAAAGGGGCCGAGAACGACCTGGAACAACGGCCGCAACGCGCCGCAGTAGAGTATCTGGCCCTGTTCATAGGCATCCAGCACCAGGAACGTGCCGGCGCAGACGAGCAGCAAGGCGACCAGCAGCCCGCACCCCACCCACAGGCCACGGCCGCGCCGTGGCGGTTCGGTGGTGTAGCTGGGGGGCGGTGTATAGGCCGGGGCGGGCGGCGGCGAGCTTGGGCGGGCCGGGGCGGGGGCGGGACGGGCGGGCGCGGGGGCCGGGCGAACGGGCGACGCGGGGCGCGGCGCGGCCGGGGCTTCGGCCTGATAGACGACCGGCGCAATCTGTTCGGTGGGCTTATCGGCCAGGTTGACCGGCGTGGCCGGGGGAACAGGGGCCAGCGACATGAACCGCAGCCGCACCGTATCCCCCAGATCGATCGTGTCGCCGTCTTGCAGCAGCGTCAGATGGCTGATGCGCTGGCCGTTGACAAACGTGCCGTTGGTGCTGCCGATGTCTTCGGCGGCGAAGCCATCGGCGCGACGCACGATGCGCACGTGCCGGCGCGATACTTCGGGATCGGCCAGCACCAGATCATTACCGGCGCTACGGCCGATGGTCAATTGCTCGCTGGTCAGCGGCACCTGGGTCGAGGGAACCGGCCCGCGCTCCACGACCAGCAGCGCTTCATTTTCGTTCATCTTGGCCTATGATGATATACGCATCGATCTGATTGCGCGAACGATTTTTAGGCGGCGTCGCCCAGCCGGCTACGACGGGCCTCGCTGACGATGGTCTGCCAGACGGCGCGCTTGATGTCCGGGTCGGCCGTGCTCAAATAGATGGTAATCCGCTTGGGCGGCGGCAAGTCGCTGTCGTTGCCGTCCTCGTAGATCTGGCCGAAGCGGGTGTACTCCGGCCCCCAACGGGCCAGGAAGGTGACGGCCAGGCAATCGATGGGCTGCGGCCCGAAGAGCAGCCAGCCGGGCTGAACGTTTTGCAGGCTGCGGGCGCTGAAAAATTGATAGAGGTATTTGCCCGGTTTTTCCTCGACCATGATGACGTGCTCGCCGAGCGGCACGCGCCAATAGTCGGCCGGGCGCAAGAGCAAGACGTCTTCCCGGCCGCTGACGCTGAACAAGCCCGTGGCCTGGACGGTGACCTTTTGGTTGGGCGGCAGCGGCTCCAGATCGGCCGCTTCCAGCAGCGAAGACGCGACGGGCACAAAGCGATTGTAATTATCACGCTTGGCCCGCCAGAGAGAGTAGTTGATCCAGATGATGAGGAGCACGAGGGCGATGAGTACCGGCCCCGGCCAACGCCGCAACCAGCCCCACAGCAAAAGCAGGATCGGCAGCCAGCGCACGAGCGCAACTAGTCGAATACCGAGGAAGGAGCGCCGGCTCAGGGCGAACATGAACGCATAAGCCCGGCTCAGATAACGATAGTAGAGGCGCTGCGGCAGGGATAGACTCTCCATGGCCGAATTTTACGCGATTGTCGCCCCATTGTCACCGTATTGTCCCCAACTTCCTGGCTAACCCTTGCGGGCCACGCCGACGAGATGAATCCGCCGTTCGGCCGGCAACTGGTCGTCAATGAGGGCCATCAGCCGGAAGGTGGCGGCGTTGACGGCCAGATAAGACGGGTCGGCCACGCAGTCGAGCGCCTCCAGGCTCAGACCGGCGGCGACCGTCAAGCGGCGCACCGTTTGCGGCGTGTTGGCCCGGTAGGCGGTGGGGAATGTATCCCCCTCGGCCCGGCCATAGATGGCATCCACCAGACGCCCCTGCCAACGCCCCAACCGGCCGGCGGCGCGATTGGCCCAGCCGAGGGGGTGGCCGCCGTTGGGCGTGAGGAAGATGAACGCGCCGCCCGGCCGCAAAGCCCGCGCCACGGCGGCGAAGGTGCGCGCCGGCTCGCCGAGATGTTCCAGCAGCCAGGCGGCGGTGATCACGTCGAACGTCGCCTCGCCGAAGGGCAGCCCGTCGCTGAGGGCCACGGCCCGCGCCAGGCCGGGCAGACGATGCCCGCGCAACGAGGCGTAATCCGGGTCGATGCCGAACGTCCGCGCCGCGGGGTGGGGCAATTGCTCCACCAGCCCGCCCCGGCCGCAGCCCAGATCGAGCCAACGGCCATCCGGCGGCAGCGACGCCCGGACGGCCGCGGCGAAGACCTCCGTCGCCGGTCGCCAGCCGGGGTGCTCGGCCCGATACCGTTCGCGCCACTCATTTTGTCGATCGAGGGACAACATATGACTGATTGTACCGGCGTTCGTGAGAATCGACTGAAAATGGCCCATCGGTTCACGATAACGGCCGCGGCGCGAGTACAATCACGCCCCATGCGTTCAATCGGAATCCTGCTATTGTTGTCCCTGTGTCTGGGAGCTTGCTCGCTGTGGCCGGGGTCGGTTCCAGCCAATCAGATCGCTCTCCCGCCTAGCGGGGCGGCGACCAGCGCCGCGTCGCCCACGGCCGGGAGCTTGCCCACGGTCGAGAGTTCGCCCGTGCCCACGGCCGAGAGCGTGCTCACGCCCACGCCTGTCCCACCGGCTACCGCCACCATCGTCCGCGTCACGCCGCCGCCCACCGACCTACCGGCGACGCCCGTCGCCACGTCTGTCTTCGACGGCTCCATCCCGCCCTTTCGCGACGACGTAGCGCTGGCCGTGGCCTATCTGGGCGTCGATCCGGCGCTGCCGACCCTGCAACCGGCCGTTGACCTGCAACCCGGCGCGGTGGATACCTTTTTCATCGGCAACGTGAAGGACAACACAATCGCCCAGGTCGAGGCGGAACTCAAGAGCGTCGGCGAAAGCGCCTACTTCTGGTTCGAGGTCGGCGACGCGGACGGCGAACCCGACGCGGCGTTGCTGGCTCAGGAGACGGCCGAATTCGACGCCATCTTCGACCGCCTCTACGACTATTACGGCGTGGCCCGGCCGGCCGGCGGGCGCGTCCACATCGTGCACATGTCGCCGGAGCGGTTGTGTGGCGAGGTTGAGCAGTGCGGTCTGGCCGGCTATTTTTCGTCGCGCGATCTGCTGCCCCTGGCCGTCAGCCCGTCGTCGAACGAGCGGGCCATGTTCATCATGAATAGCCGCCAATTCGGCCAGCTAAGCTATCTGAGTACCCTGACCCACGAACTGCGCCATCTGCTGGGCCACGACAACAGCCAGGGCGAGGAAGATTGGTTTGTCGAGGGGGCGGCCATGCTGGCCGAGGACTTATTGGGGTTCACGCAAATCCCCCAGGATCGGGGCAGCCTGTTCCTGCAAAATACCGACCAGCAACTTAATCGCTGGACGGACGAGAACACCATCCCTTTCTACGGGCAGGGCTATCTGCTGAATCGTTTCCTCTATGACCGCCTGGGCGCGGACGGCTATCGTGAGTTTTCGCTCAGCCCGGTGCCGGGTCTGGCGGCGGTCGATGACAATGCCGTGGCGATGGCGTTGGGCAAAACGGGCGACGCGCTATGGCTCGACTGGCTGGCGGCCATGGCCCTGCACGATACCGCCGGCGTGGCCGAAACGTACCGGTGGGATGGCCCGGCCCTGGCGCCGATCTCCACTACCCAGGCCATCAATCTGCCGGCCCGCTTCGACACCAGCGTGCAACAATATGCCGCCGACTATTACGAATTGCCCTCCAGCGGGACGATCACGCTGGATTTTGCCGGCGCGGAAAGCGTCTCGTTGTTGGGTTCGGCCGCGCCGTCGGGTGAACATTTCTGGTATGCCCAACGGGCCAACAGCAGCAACCCCCGCCTGACCCGGACGGTCGATCTACGGGAAGTGGACTCGGCTACGCTGCAATACCGGGTCTTCGCCGACATCGAGCGCGGCTATGATTTCGCCTACGTCTCCGTCTCAGTCGATGGCGGCCAAACGTGGCAGGGGCTGACCGCCGCCGGGATGCAGGGGCTGGACCCGGTCGATGACCCCTCCGCCAGTGCCTTGACCGAGCGCTTCTATACCGGACAGAACGGGCAGTGGCGGGCCGAAGAGATCGATCTGACGCCTTTCGCCGGGCAGGAAATACAACTGCGCTTTGAATACGTCACCGATCTGGTGCTGACGTATGGCGGGTTCGCCGTCGATGACATAGCCATTCCCGAAATCGGCTTTTTCGATGACGCCGAAACGCTTGACGCAGGCTGGGTGGCCGAGGGGTTTGTGCGCGCCCCGGCCGAGTTGGCGCAACGCTGGGCCTTGCAACTGATCACGTTTGAGGATGGCCGGCCGTTGGTGACCGCGCTGGAGATTCCAGCCGACGGCCGATTGGAGCACACGCTGACGAGTATCGCCGGGGAAAGGCGGCCGATCCTGATCGTGGCCGCCCTTTCGCCGCAGACGTTACAGCCGGCCGCCTATACGCTGGCTGTCCATTCGTCCAGATAGCGGATTAGCGGGAGCGGATGGGAGTCGAACCCACCACCGCCTACTGTGCGTAGCCGGCCACTTATTTTGAAGACAAGGGCATCCACCGGGACACAACCACTCCCATCAGGAATTGTGGCCGCTGGTGGGGGGATTGTCAATAAAAGGAGACGAGGCTGAGCGGCGGCTTCATTCCCTTGACAGCCGGCGGCCATTCCGATAGAATGGCAGTACCATTAACAACAAGCCAATCCCACTGGCCGGGATAGCTCAGTTGGTAGAGCACTTCACTGAAAATGAAGGTGTCCCCAGTTCGAGTCTGGGTCCTGGCATCGGTTCTGATTTACATAGCTAGAGACCATGCGGGCGTGGTTCAGTGGTAGAACGTCTCCTTGCCAAGGAGAAGGCCACGGGTTCGAATCCCGTCGCCCGCTCTCAACTTAAACGGCAGGCCGCAGGGCCTGCCGTCTTGTTATGGCGACGTGGCCAAGTGGTAAGGCATGGGTCTGCAAAACCCTGATCACCGGTTCGAATCCGGTCGTCGCCTCTGCGCTCCTGAATCAGAACGTGTAGCTATAAAGCTCTTGCCCGCGCAAGAGCTTTCTTTTTGGATACAATGCCACGCTGGAGTAATAACCCATGTCTCTTTCCCCTATCCCCGATACACCTTTTCCCATCGACCCGACGCAATGGGAGTCCTTCGCCGGCCACTTCGAGCGCCTGCTGCATGTGCCCCTGGATGAAGCCAACGTGCGCGATTGGCTGCGCGAGTGGTCGGACCTGAACCGCCTGGTCGATGAGGCCGGGGCCATCGTCTACATTGAATCGACGCTGGACACGGCCGACCCGGCCCGCGAGCAAGCCTTCCTGAATTACGTCGAGAACGTCGATCCGAACTATCGCCGCGCCGAACAAGCCCTGAAGGAACGGCTGCTGGCCTTCGCCGCCGACGATGACGCCTTCGGGCCGGAGATGCGCATGGCCCTGCGCAAGATGCGCAATCAGGCCGACTTGTTCCGCGAGGCCAACGTGCCCCTCTTCACCGAACTAGCCAAGCTGGGCAACGAATACGACAAGCTCACCGGCGCGATGAAGGCCGATTGGGACGGCGAAGAGAAGAACCTGAGCCAACTGGATTCCCTTCTCCAGAACCGCAACCGGGCGACGCGCGAGCGGGCCTGGAAAACGATCATGGGCCTGTGGCAGGACAAGCGGGCCGAGTTGAACACGGTCTACCGCCAGATGCTGGAATTGCGCCGCCAAATCGCCGAAAACGCCGGGCTGCCGGATTTCCGCGCCTATACCTTCCGCGCCTATAACCGTTTCGACTATACCCCCGATGATTCCCTGCTCTTCCACGACGCCATCGAGGCCGTCGTTGTGCCCGCGGCGCGGCGCGTCTACGAGAAGAAACGGGCGCAGTTGGGCCTCGATGCCCTGCGGCCGTGGGATGCCGAGGTCGACGCCGCCGGCCAGCCGCTGCAACCCTATCAGGGGCAGGACGCGCTCATCCAGGGCAGTCTGAATATGTTCGAGCACGTCGATGGGACGCTGGCCCGCCAATTCGCCACGATGGCCGAAGAGGGCTTGCTCGATCTGGACACGCGGGCGGGCAAGGCGCTGGGCGGCTATTGCAGCAGCCTGAATTGGCGGCAGCGGCCCTATATCTTTATGAACGGCGACGGCACCCACGATGACCTGCAAACCATGCTCCACGAGGCCGGCCACGCCTTCCACGCCTTCGAGAGCTACGCCCTGCCCTACGTCTGGCAACTGGACGTGCCGATGGAATTTTGCGAGGTAGCGTCGATGAGCATGGAGTTGCTGGCCGCGCCCTATCTGACCCGCCGGTTCGATGGCTTCTATACCGAGGCCGAAGCGGCGCGGGCGCGCATCGAGCATCTGAGTAAAATCCTCACCTTCTTGCCTTACATGGCCGTCGTTGACGGCTTCCAACACTGGGTATACACTCATCCCGAAGCGGCGCTGGATGCCGCGGCCTGCGACAAGGCCTGGGGCGATCTGTGGGATCGCTTCATGCGCGGCATCGACTGGACGGGCTTCGAGGCGGAACGGGTTAGCGGCTGGCATCGCAAGCTGCATATCTTCCACGTCCCGTTCTACTACATCGAGTACGGCATGGCCCAGGTGGGGGCCTTGCAGGTGTGGCGCAATGCACTGCGCGATCAGGCCGAGGCCGTCGCCACCTACCGGCAGGCGTTGCAACTGGGCGGAACGCGCCCGCTGCCGGAGCTATTTTCGGCCGCCGGCGCGGCTTTTCGCTTCGATGAAGCGCTGTTGACGGAATTGGTCGATCTCATCGAAACAACGCTGGCGCAATTGGAGCGCGCGAACTAAACCGGATGGACTCACGCGACGTCATGGAACCCAGCGCGGCAATGCGCGAATACCTGGCCGAGATCTACCGCCTACAGGAAGATTCACCGACAGTCAGCACCACCAGCCTGGCCGATCGTCTGGACGTGTCGCCGCCGGCGGTGCCGCGTATGCTCAAGCGGCTACAGAGCGTCGGCTTCGTTAAGCACGTCCCCTATCAGGGCGTGGAGCTAACGGCGCGTGGGCGCGAAGAGGCACTGCACGAGATCCGCCGCCACCGCATCCTGGAGGTCTTTCTGGTCAACGTGATGGGTTTCACCTGGGACGAGGCGCACGATCACGCCGACGGGCTGGGCGCGGGCCTCAACGACCGGCTGACGGAGCGCATGGCCGAGATGACCGGCTTTCCGCAACGCTGCCCTCACGGCGAACCCATCCCCGACCCCGAGGGACGGCTGCCGGCGATCAACGACGTGTGCATCGTCAATCTGGGCGTCGGCCACAAAGGGCTGGTCAGCCGCGTGCGCACCCACGAGCCGGAGAAGTTGCAATACATGGCCAGCCTCAGCCTGACGCCGGGCACGCCGTTCGAAATCCTCGGCCGCGCCCCGTTCAATGGCCCCATGCGCCTGCGCGTCGGCCGCGAGGAAGTGATCGTCGGCTATGAATTGATGAAATCGCTGTGGGTCACCTGAGCCGCGGCGGTCAGGTTTTTGTGTAAAAAAAGCCGGCCTGATGGCCGGCTTTTTATTTTCTAGCGGGTGGGTTGGGGAGCGTCGGTCAGCAGCCGCCACCACGCCTGCCAGGGGCGGGCGTCCAGCGCCGGGTCGGGCGTGGCTGGCGGCGCGGGCGTGGGTTCGGGCGTGGCTTCCTGCAACATGGGCACAATGCGCCGTTCGCCGGGCAGGATCATGCCGCCCTCGTTGCGGGCGTAGGCGGCCACGTAATCGTCGCTGCTGACGTATTCCAGCGTGGCCTGTAGTTCCACCTGCCGGGTCGCTTCGCTGTCGATTTGGGCCTGGAGCGCCTCTTCGCCGCTACCCACCAGCCGCCCCGCCTGCGCCCGGTTGTTCAGATCGACGGCGATAATGATCGCCACGACGATGACCAGGAAGAAGATCACCTGCGGCAGGCTAAAGAGCGGCCGCGCGCGAAAAACGGGTGAATCGAACAACCTTTTGGCCATCGTTGAAATCTTAGCCTTAATGATACTCGTTGGCAAGACCTGACAGGTGGGCGGCGCTAGAACTTTTACATAAACGATACCGGGGCCGCCCACCTGTCAGGTCTAGGTAGACCGACTCCTTGCCGATTCCCTCCGGCCTAAGTAGAATGCACCGATGCAAACGCGCGCGCCCCATCCACCTGTCGATTACCTGGCGGTTGGTCACATCTGTCTGGATGTGGCCCCCGGCGGCTACGTGACCGGCGGCGCGGCGGCCTACACGACCGCCGTGGCCCGCGCGTTGGGTTGCCGGGCGGGCATCGTCACCAGCGCCGCGCCCGCTAGCGAATTCGCCGACGTGTCGCCGCGCATCCCCATCCATCGCGTTGACGCCCCGGCCACGACGATTTTCGAGAACATCTACGACGGCGGCCAACGCCGGCAGATCATCCATAGCGTGGCCGGGACATTAACGGCCGAGGACGTTCCCGCGCTCTGGGCGCGCGCGCCGATGGTGCATCTTGGCCCCATCGCCAACGAGATCGACCCGGCCATGATCACCCTGTTCAGCAACAGCAGCGTCTGTATCGGGCCGCAAGGCTGGATGCGTCGCTGGGATGAACGGGGCCGGGTCTATCAGGTCGAATGGGCCGCGGCGGCCGAGGTGTTGCCCCTGGCGGCTGTCACTGTGCTGAGCACCGAGGACTTGCCCGATCCGTCCCTGGCCGACGACTACGCCGGGTTGGCCCGCCTGTTGGTGATGACCGACGGCGCCAGCGGCTGCCTGGTTTATCATAACAATGAGGTGCGGGCCTTTGCCGCGCCGGCCGTGAGCGTGGCCGACCCCACCGGCGCGGGCGACGCCTTCGCCGCCGCCTATCTGGTGCGCCTCTATCAGACCGACGGCGACGTGTGGGAAGCGGCCGAGTTCGCCAATCGCGTCGCTGCCCGCTCGGTGACCCGGCGCGGCCTGGCCGCCAAAGCCGCGGCGATTGGCGACCTGCTCAGCGAAGAGACGCGCCAACCGGCCCGAGGGATTCGCTAACGACATGGCCCGCATCTATGCCATCGCCAATCAGAAAGGCGGCGTGGGCAAGACGACCACCGTCGTCAACCTGAGCGCCTATTTGGCCGGCAGCGGCCGGCGGGTGCTGGTGGTCGATCTGGATCCGCAGGCCAACGCTACCTCGGCCCTGGGCTTCGACAAAAACCAAATGAAGCCCTCGACCTACGAACTGCTGCTCGATCAGGCCCCGGTGGGCGACGTGCGCCTGCGCCACGACGAGTTTGGGCTGGATCTGTTGCCGTCCCATCCCGCCTTGGCCGGGGCGGAGATCGAACTGGTGCAGGCCATCGGCCGGGAATATCGCCTGCAGCGCGCCTTGCAGGAGACCGCCGACGAGTACGACTATATCCTGATCGATAGCCCGCCCAGCCTGGGCCTGCTGACCGTCAACGCCCTGACCGCCGCCCGCGACGGCGTGCTCATCCCGGTGCAGTGCGAATATCTGCCGCTGGAAGGTCTGTCGCAGTTGACCAAGACCATCCATCTGGTGCAGGAGTATCTCAATCCGGCGCTCCACATTCGCGGCGTGATGATGACCATGTACGACAGCCGCACCAATCTGAGCCGCCAGGTCGTGGAGGAGGTGCGCCGCCACTTCCCCAACAAGGTGTTCCGCACCATCATCCCGCGCAATATTCGCCTCAGCGAGGCCCCCAGCTTCGGCCGGCCGATCAACTTCTACGCCCCCCAATCGCCCGGCGCGGTGGCCTACCGGCTGCTGGCGACGGAGTTGCTCAACGGCGACCGGCGCAACGGTGGAGGCGAACATGCCGAATAAACGCCAGGCCCTCGGCCGCGGTCTGGAAGCCCTCTTCGCCGGCAACGAACGCCCGGCGCGCGAAACGGGCGTGCTGACTGTCGGCATCGACCAGATCATCCCCAACCCGCGCCAGCCGCGCACGTCGATGAACGGCGAGCAGTTGGCCGAGTTGGCGGCGTCGATCACGATCCACGGCCTCATCCAGCCGCTCGTCGTCACCGAAACCCTCGAGGGCTACGTGCTCATCGCCGGGGAGCGCCGCTGGCGGGCCTCACAACTGGCCGGGCTGGAGCAGGTGCCGGTCATCGTCAAGGAGACGACGCCGCAGGACATGCTGGAGTTGGCCCTCATCGAGAACATCCAGCGCGCCGACCTAAACGCACTGGAAGAGGCCCACGCCTACCGCCACCTCATCGACGAGTTTGGGCTGACCCAGGAGGCGGTGGCCGAGCGGGTGGGCAAGGCGCGCTCGACGGTCGCCAATCTGCTGCGCTTGCTGACGCTGCCCGACGGTGTGCAGGCGGCGGTGAATGACGGCCGTCTCAGCGGGGCGCACGGCCGGGCGCTGCTGCCCTTGCCCACGGCCGAGATGCAGACGGCGGCCATGAACCAGATCCTCAAGCTGGGCCTCAGCGTGCGCCAGACGGAAACCCTGGTAGTCCACCTGCTGGCCGACGCCCGACCCGACCCCCGGCCGCGACCCCAACTGTCGCCGGAACTCCTCGATCTCCAGAGCCGCTTTGAATCGTCGCTGGGCACGCGGGTGAGCATCGAGAAAGGCGCCAAGGGCGGCCGGGTGATCATCCACTACTACTCCGACGAAGACCTCAGCGCGATCTACGAATCGATCGTTGGCGATGAGACCTGACAGGTCTCACTGGGCCAATCGCTTCTCCAGTTCGCGCACCCGCGCCTGTGCCTCCGCGAAGCGATCCAGCAGGTCGAGCGCGCCATCCTCGGTGGAGGTGCTCTTCTGGTAGTACCAGACGATGAGGGCGGTCAAGGCGGCGATGAGAAAGCCGATCAGGAAGGTTGATCGTCGCATAAGTTCACTCCGTGGCCGTGTTTCTGGCCGGCCGTGTTGTCAATCGGACTCTGCGCTGTGCTCTAGCAGATAGCGGTTAATGGCCTCGCGGGCCGCCGGCAAATGTTGCATCGCCCGCCAGTCGCCGGGGATGGCCTCCGGCGCGGCGATGGCGAGCAGCAGGTCAAAAGGATCGGTTTGCGTCGGCGCGCCGGCGGCGCGGGTGGCCTGCCAATGGGGGCGCAACGGCTCGGCCCAGTGGGCATAGCGCCGGCGCAGGCGGGGCCAGACCTGGGCGAATTCCGGCTCGGCCGCGGCCACGGCCAGTTTGGCCCGGTAGACGCCGATGACCAGCCGCTCCAGCCGATCCCAATCGGCGACGAACGCGGCGAAGCTATCGTCGGTTGACCATTGGCTGAGGTATCGTGTGAAGGGGTTCATTCGTTGCCCAATACTTTATTGCCCACTGCTTAATTGCCTGCTCACGGATTATACCAACATCTTGCTTGTATGATCTGACCTGTCTGTGGTCATGGGATTAGGTAAAATAAGTCGTTGACGCCCCCCGCGCCATATGCTAGACTGTGCCGCAACATGCAACTTCAGGCAACAATGAACCTCTTTGGCCGCGCGGCTCATCATCACGGTGGGAGAGTTCGCCTTGCCCGGGGTTGAGGTTGCCGGCCGGTTCGGCCGTTCACGCGAGAGAATAGCACCCTCCTCAGTCCCTGGGGAGGGTTTTTTTGTACCTGGAGAGCCTATGGAACGAAACGACGTGCGGTTGGCGCTGCCGAGCAAGGGTATCTTGCAGCATGGCGCTGAGGATTTTCTAGAGGCGTGCGGGCTGAAGGTCTACCGGCCCAACCCGCGCCAATACGCGGCGACGATTCCCGGTATGCCCGGCGTGACCGTCCTTTTCCAGCGGCCGGGCGACATCGTGACCAGCGTGCAGGCGGGCAGCATCGATTTCGGCATCACCGGCTACGACGTGCTGTCCGAGAAGGGGGCTAACGGCGGCGCGGCGCTGGTGATCCACGACGATCTGGGCTTTGGCGCGTGTTCGCTCAATCTGGCCGTGCCCGAGCGGTCGGCGGCTCAGACGGTGGACGATTTGCGCCAATGGGCGGCCGAGGCGGGGCAGGCCGGTTATCCGATTCGCATAGCCACGAAGTTTCCCCACGTGACGGCGGCCTTCCTCGATCGCCAGGCCATTACGCCCTACCGGCTGATCGGCGTCGAAGGCACGCTGGAGATCGCTCCGGCCATCGGCTATGCCGATCTCATCTGCGACCTGGTATCGTCGGGCATCACCCTGCGCGACAACCATTTGCGCCCACTGACGGATGGCGTTGTCCTGCGCTCGCAAGCCGTGCTGATCGCCAATCGGCCGGCGCTGCGGAGCAGGCCGGAGGTGTTAGCTATCGCCCATCATCTGTTGGAATACGTTGAAGCCTATGCCCGCGGCCGTGGCTCCTATCTGATCATCGCCAACATGCGCGGCGATTCGCCCG is drawn from Candidatus Promineifilum breve and contains these coding sequences:
- the amrB gene encoding AmmeMemoRadiSam system protein B; translation: MSKPHLRSLDFQPVSHHGRPMWLLRDPWQLGERQLIFPQALAQMLLLCDGTRTPEEIQSELAAQLGEEVPLSVVTEALAELDKAYLLINERFEAQRRRLLDDYRRQPYRPPALADLSYPAAPDDLAELFRQYGAEDDESEAEPWRGRGVVSPHIDYGRGGPVYARVWRRATPSILQADVVLIFGTDHNGRPGSITLTRQPYATPYGVLPNDPALIDRLAESIGPEAAYAEELNHRNEHSVELSAVWLHHTFHQAGRAPCPMIPILIGSFHHFLHNGAHPADHPPFVRFLAALREATRGRRVLAVASVDLAHVGPAFGDSFAMDEKRRARLADHDQQLMAAALRGDAADYYRQIWNVGDRNRICGFSPLYLMLRFLETSGGRQVAYDQCPADPTDTSLVSICGLLLD
- a CDS encoding FHA domain-containing protein, with the translated sequence MNENEALLVVERGPVPSTQVPLTSEQLTIGRSAGNDLVLADPEVSRRHVRIVRRADGFAAEDIGSTNGTFVNGQRISHLTLLQDGDTIDLGDTVRLRFMSLAPVPPATPVNLADKPTEQIAPVVYQAEAPAAPRPASPVRPAPAPARPAPAPARPSSPPPAPAYTPPPSYTTEPPRRGRGLWVGCGLLVALLLVCAGTFLVLDAYEQGQILYCGALRPLFQVVLGPFGFAPVCP
- a CDS encoding class I SAM-dependent methyltransferase, producing MLSLDRQNEWRERYRAEHPGWRPATEVFAAAVRASLPPDGRWLDLGCGRGGLVEQLPHPAARTFGIDPDYASLRGHRLPGLARAVALSDGLPFGEATFDVITAAWLLEHLGEPARTFAAVARALRPGGAFIFLTPNGGHPLGWANRAAGRLGRWQGRLVDAIYGRAEGDTFPTAYRANTPQTVRRLTVAAGLSLEALDCVADPSYLAVNAATFRLMALIDDQLPAERRIHLVGVARKG
- a CDS encoding immune inhibitor A domain-containing protein, whose translation is MRSIGILLLLSLCLGACSLWPGSVPANQIALPPSGAATSAASPTAGSLPTVESSPVPTAESVLTPTPVPPATATIVRVTPPPTDLPATPVATSVFDGSIPPFRDDVALAVAYLGVDPALPTLQPAVDLQPGAVDTFFIGNVKDNTIAQVEAELKSVGESAYFWFEVGDADGEPDAALLAQETAEFDAIFDRLYDYYGVARPAGGRVHIVHMSPERLCGEVEQCGLAGYFSSRDLLPLAVSPSSNERAMFIMNSRQFGQLSYLSTLTHELRHLLGHDNSQGEEDWFVEGAAMLAEDLLGFTQIPQDRGSLFLQNTDQQLNRWTDENTIPFYGQGYLLNRFLYDRLGADGYREFSLSPVPGLAAVDDNAVAMALGKTGDALWLDWLAAMALHDTAGVAETYRWDGPALAPISTTQAINLPARFDTSVQQYAADYYELPSSGTITLDFAGAESVSLLGSAAPSGEHFWYAQRANSSNPRLTRTVDLREVDSATLQYRVFADIERGYDFAYVSVSVDGGQTWQGLTAAGMQGLDPVDDPSASALTERFYTGQNGQWRAEEIDLTPFAGQEIQLRFEYVTDLVLTYGGFAVDDIAIPEIGFFDDAETLDAGWVAEGFVRAPAELAQRWALQLITFEDGRPLVTALEIPADGRLEHTLTSIAGERRPILIVAALSPQTLQPAAYTLAVHSSR